Within Pseudomonadales bacterium, the genomic segment CCAGTCGCTCGGCTTCGAGTTTTTGTGCCTCTGCCTTTTTCGTTTGCTCGGCGGCAAGACGCTCGGCTTCGAGCTTTTGCGCCTCGGCTTGACTTGCTTGCTCAGCGGCAAGGCGCTGGGCTTCGAGTTTTTGTGCTTCTATTTGTTTTGCTTGCTCAGTCGCAAGTCGCTCGGCCTCTAACTTTTTAGCGTCGGCCTCTTGAGCGGCGAGCTGCCTGGATTGCTCGCCAACATCTTGAGTTGAATCAACAATGGCGGTTGATGTTGCTTGCGCTTGGGAGTTGGCTTGTTCAGCGTCATCAACCCCAGAGCAGGCTGTTAAAACCGAAGCTAAGAAAGAGAAGGTAATCGCATGCGCGAGGAGTTTTTGGCTTTGCATGATATTGATACCGTAAATTATTGTTATTTTTGACATTAAATGCAGCTCTAAGGCAATGATGTACCGACTGCAGCGATCATTCAAGTTTTAATTCGTCAAACTGGTGTCCAGCAGCTGAATAAGTGATGAAAAATATGTCTACTGAATAGATAGAAATAAAATATCATAATTTTCAATAATTTAGGATTTATAGATAAAATAATTATAGGAATACTGCATACCTTATTGTTTTGGAATGATTTTTTGTTTCCTTGACTTCCTTTTATTCATTTAAGCAGGATTTTTCTCGATTTTCGCAGCTTTTTTACGCGATTTTAGCGCTTTTTTTGTTTCCTAAGCCTTGCAAGTGGGTATTTATATTCCTATAGTGGGGATTAGTGGAATAAAGTGGGTTAAAGTGGATTTTTACCCTTATTCCTACAATAAAGTGGGGTTGCTGTGTTTCGAGGCGTCAAAAACATCAATATGGATACCAAAGGTCGGTTAGCGATGCCGTCCAAGTATCGTGACGCCTTAATTTCTTCAGATAAGGGGCAGTTAATAGCAACCATTGATACCCAGTCACGATGCTTATTGATTTATCCCCTAAGTGTCTGGGAGCCGATAGAAAGTAAGTTGCAAGATTTACCAGCGTTAAATCCTGCGGCCAGACGATTCACCCGCCTAACCTTAGGTTATGCTTCTGAGATTGATCTTGATGCGAATGGACGCTTACGAGTGCCTGCTGAGCTGCAAGAGTATGCTCAGCTCGATAAAAAGCTAATGCTGGTGGGGCAGGGTCGAAAGTTTGAGCTTTGGTCAGAGGCTAATTGGCTGTCGGAGCGAGATCAGGCCATAGATGATGCAAATTCAGGCAATCTCGAAATGCCAGAAGAATTTGCCAATTTGGTGCTGTGATGAGTCACTACTCGGTTTTGCTTGATGAGTCAGTGGCGGCATTGGCGATCAAGCCAGCCGGCATTTATGTTGATGGCACCTTTGGGCGTGGTGGGCATAGCAGTGCCATTTTATCAAGGCTGGATGCGTCCGGTCGTTTGATTGCTTTTGATAAAGATCTTGCTGCGCATCAATCGGCTGCAGAGCAGTTTGCTGCAGAAAGTCGTCTTACTATGCAGCATGCTAGTTTTGCTGAGCTTCACAATTATGCTGCGGTACAGGGTCTCATTGGCAAGCTTGATGGAGTACTGTTAGATTTAGGCGTTTCTTCACCGCAATTAGATCAGGCCGATCGCGGCTTTAGTTTTCTTCACGATGGTCCATTAGATATGCGTATGGATCAGACGCAGGCTTTGACGGCAGCTCAGTTCATCGAGCAAGCCGAGGTGCATGAGATAGCAAAAGTGCTACATGTATACGGCGAAGAGAAATTTGCGCGCTTAATCGCCTCAAGAATTGTCGAGCATAGGGAGCGCGAACCGTTTACTTCAACTCATCAGCTTGCTGATTTTATTGCTGCGGTCATACCAAAGCGTGCGCAGCGCTCAAAGTCAGGTGCCAAGGCAAAACATCCCGCAACGCGAAGCTTTCAAGCAATTCGGATACATGTCAATCAAGAGCTGAAAGACTTAGAAGAGTTTTTATCGCATATAGTAGAGCTGTTAGCTGTAGGTGGCCGGCTTGTGGTGGTTAGCTTTCATTCGCTTGAAGATAGAATGGTGAAGCGGTTTATCAAAGCACAAGAGCGTGGCCCATCATTGCCCAGACATTTGCCTATTCAATCCATTGACCGGGAGCCTCATCTAGTTTCTTGTGGCAAGGCGCTAAAAGCCGATGAGCAAGAGTTGCTCGAAAATGTTCGTTCTAGAAGTGCAGTGTTACGTATTGCTGAAAAAGTCGCGGGAGGGCAGGCATGTTAGTTTTTTGGCTAAAAAGCCAGCTTGCCACTTTAATTTTGTGGCTCACCGTGCTGTTGTCAGCATTAACGCTTGTGCTTGTCTCACATCTTAGTCGCGCTGAATTTATGTTGTCGCAATCACAAATTAAAGAGATGCGTGAGTTAGAGATTGACTGGGGGCGGTTGTTGCTTGAAAAGTCAAGCTCAAGTTCCGTTGACCAAATTGAAGAGCAGGCGGTGCGCCAGCTTGCGATGAAAAAACCAGATGCAGATCGGATGATTGTTTTAAAGGGGGCGCAGTGATGTTGGCTCAATTTAAACAATCATGGCGCATATATTTGGTTGCTAGCTGTTTGCTCATGCTGTTGATGATACTGATTTACCGCATGATGCTAATACAGGTGTTAGATGGTGATGGTGGTGCTGGATTTTTGCAGCAGCAAGGCGATGTTAGGACAGTGCGCAATGAGCTAATGCCCGCTAATCGTGGCATGATTACGGATCGTCATGGCAAGCCTTTGGCAGTGAGTACGCCGGTGGTAAGTGTTTGGGTGAATCCACAAGAATTGGATGTTGAGAGTGATAAGTTACCTGTGCTGGCTAATTTACTGAATATTTCAGAATTTGATTTGCAGCAAAAAATATCTCGCTATAAGTCAAAGCAATTTTTATATCTAAGACGTCATTTATCGCCGCAGCACGCCCAGCAGGTATTTGATTTAGGTATACAAGGCGTTTATTCACAAAATGAATATAAGCGGTTTTATCCTGCGGGTGAAGTGGCGGCGCATTTAGTTGGTTATGTTGATATTGATAACAAGGGTCTTGAGGGCTTTGAATATAGTTACAACGAATGGTTGCAAGGTAAGCCGGGCAAGAAGCAGGTTGTTAAAGATCTTTATCAGCGCACTATTAAAGAAATTAAACAGATAAAAGCAGCAAAAGAGGGTAAAGACCTCGCGCTAACCATCGATCTGCGCTTGCAATATATTGCCTATAAGGCACTGAAAGAGTCCGTCCAGTATCACCGAGCAAATGCAGGTTCTATCGTGTTAATAGATGTTGATACCGCTGAGGTCTTGGCAATTGCGAATCAACCTGCATTTAACCCTAATAATCGTAAAAATATGGACATTGATGCGGTTCGAAATCGGGCGGTAACCGATATGTTTGAGCCTGGCTCAACGGCCAAGCCAATAACTATGATGGCTGCGCTGGAATCAGGTGCTTTCTCTCCAGATAGCGCTATCCAGACTTCGCCAGGATTTTTAAAGCTTGATAAGAAAACCTACTTAGATCCCGTCAATTATGGCGAGATTCCATTAAGAACGGTGTTGGCAAAATCCTCGCAAGTGGGAACAATTAAGGTCGCCCTTGAGCTTGAGCAGCAGCAGCTATATCAAGCTTTTTATCGCATGGGCTTCGGTCAATATATTGGCCTCGGGCTACCAGGTGAGAGCACAGGTTATTTGCCCAATAAATCGGTATGGAAGCCAATTGAGCAGGCTGCGCTGAGTTTTGGTGCTGGTTTGAGTGTCACATCGCTACAGCTTGCTCAGGCCTATGCGGTATTCGCCGATGCAGGCCGAAAAAAGCCAGTCTCGTTGGTCTTAGATAATGCAAAATCAATACATGTTGAACAAGTGGTTGATGAGAACGTTGCTAAGGAAATTGCTACGATGTTGGCCGGTGTTACATCTCATATTGGAACCGCAAAAAAAGCCAACACTGAGTATTACACAGTAGCTGGAAAGACGGGTACCTCTCATAAGGTTGGCGCTAAAGGTTATGAATCGGGTCAATATATTTCCCTGTTTGCAGGATTTGCACCAGCCAAGCAACCAAAAATCGCAGCCATAGTCATGATCGATGACCCAAAAGGCAAGGAATATTATGGTGGCGAAGTTGCAGCGCCTGTGTTTGCCACGGTTATCAATGACAGTTTACGCATATTAGGTGTTACGCCTGATAAAATTTCTACCGATAAAGCGCTTAGGGATGAAAATCTGGCTGAAGACATAGCTGAACAGATTTCAGGGGTTGTCTGGTGATATCGATTAACGATTTAACACAACAGCTTTCTGTTAGCGTATCTGGTGGTGGCCAGCTTATCGCTGGTCTTGCTATTGATAGTCGTAAAGTCGAGCAAGATTATTTGTACATTGCATTGCAAGGTGAGCAAGTTGACGGTAATGACTTTATTGATGAGGCAAAGTCAAAAGGTGCGGTCGCATTAGCCACAGAGCTGCCGCATATTTTAATGCAGAAAAATATGCCTGGTTTTGCTTCATCAAAT encodes:
- a CDS encoding penicillin-binding protein 2, with the translated sequence MLAQFKQSWRIYLVASCLLMLLMILIYRMMLIQVLDGDGGAGFLQQQGDVRTVRNELMPANRGMITDRHGKPLAVSTPVVSVWVNPQELDVESDKLPVLANLLNISEFDLQQKISRYKSKQFLYLRRHLSPQHAQQVFDLGIQGVYSQNEYKRFYPAGEVAAHLVGYVDIDNKGLEGFEYSYNEWLQGKPGKKQVVKDLYQRTIKEIKQIKAAKEGKDLALTIDLRLQYIAYKALKESVQYHRANAGSIVLIDVDTAEVLAIANQPAFNPNNRKNMDIDAVRNRAVTDMFEPGSTAKPITMMAALESGAFSPDSAIQTSPGFLKLDKKTYLDPVNYGEIPLRTVLAKSSQVGTIKVALELEQQQLYQAFYRMGFGQYIGLGLPGESTGYLPNKSVWKPIEQAALSFGAGLSVTSLQLAQAYAVFADAGRKKPVSLVLDNAKSIHVEQVVDENVAKEIATMLAGVTSHIGTAKKANTEYYTVAGKTGTSHKVGAKGYESGQYISLFAGFAPAKQPKIAAIVMIDDPKGKEYYGGEVAAPVFATVINDSLRILGVTPDKISTDKALRDENLAEDIAEQISGVVW
- the rsmH gene encoding 16S rRNA (cytosine(1402)-N(4))-methyltransferase RsmH, with the protein product MSHYSVLLDESVAALAIKPAGIYVDGTFGRGGHSSAILSRLDASGRLIAFDKDLAAHQSAAEQFAAESRLTMQHASFAELHNYAAVQGLIGKLDGVLLDLGVSSPQLDQADRGFSFLHDGPLDMRMDQTQALTAAQFIEQAEVHEIAKVLHVYGEEKFARLIASRIVEHREREPFTSTHQLADFIAAVIPKRAQRSKSGAKAKHPATRSFQAIRIHVNQELKDLEEFLSHIVELLAVGGRLVVVSFHSLEDRMVKRFIKAQERGPSLPRHLPIQSIDREPHLVSCGKALKADEQELLENVRSRSAVLRIAEKVAGGQAC
- a CDS encoding cell division protein FtsL gives rise to the protein MLVFWLKSQLATLILWLTVLLSALTLVLVSHLSRAEFMLSQSQIKEMRELEIDWGRLLLEKSSSSSVDQIEEQAVRQLAMKKPDADRMIVLKGAQ
- the mraZ gene encoding division/cell wall cluster transcriptional repressor MraZ: MFRGVKNINMDTKGRLAMPSKYRDALISSDKGQLIATIDTQSRCLLIYPLSVWEPIESKLQDLPALNPAARRFTRLTLGYASEIDLDANGRLRVPAELQEYAQLDKKLMLVGQGRKFELWSEANWLSERDQAIDDANSGNLEMPEEFANLVL